A region of Plantactinospora sp. BC1 DNA encodes the following proteins:
- a CDS encoding FtsX-like permease family protein, with the protein MVGRLLLVCRLLVRDLRRRRTETVLLLVAITAATATLTLGLTLTEIADRPYEQTRTATAGPDVIVTPRTTGQAALDELAPMTSAAGVTDHSGPFPIAYLTMTAGGTSAHAVVEGRDTAPVSVDRPAVTDGTWVRPGGVVVERAFADALGIRTGDTVSVDGHPLRVTGTAVTAARPTYPYAGWHYPGSVLVERGGLVWVDRGDLATLAGNRPLSYTLNLRLADPAASTGYTVGDQLTTWQAIGHLNGRLYSDAQRALLVGSWLLSGLALAGVAGIVAGRIIGQRRRVGLLKAVGAGPAMIAAVHLAEYLVIGLAAAATGLAAGWFAAPVLIRPSAGLIGSVHAQPPALRTMIAVTALAVVIAVAATLVPVLRAAATDTVHALADAATPPQRRRWRIWLSRRLPTALLIGVRINARRPRRARLVTVNTLITTTALVAMLTVNARVVRFDLGYTELVNPRWERGERATLLLTVVLCVLALINAVVSTWTAVLDARQPLAVARTLGATPAQAGVGLAVAQLLPAVPGVAVGIPAGLGLVVSVSLGEVQYPPASWLLGAALGVLLAVAALTAIPAMTAARRPVAESLRSAPT; encoded by the coding sequence GTGGTCGGCCGCCTGCTGCTCGTCTGCCGGCTGCTGGTCCGGGACCTGCGGCGGCGCCGGACCGAGACCGTCCTGCTCCTGGTCGCCATCACCGCCGCCACCGCCACGCTGACCCTCGGCCTCACCCTCACCGAGATCGCCGACCGGCCGTACGAGCAGACCCGGACCGCCACCGCCGGCCCGGACGTGATCGTCACACCCCGGACCACCGGCCAGGCCGCGTTGGACGAGCTGGCACCGATGACCAGCGCGGCCGGCGTCACCGACCACAGTGGCCCGTTCCCGATCGCGTACCTGACGATGACGGCCGGCGGCACGTCCGCGCACGCCGTCGTCGAGGGCCGGGACACCGCACCCGTGTCGGTCGACCGGCCCGCCGTGACCGACGGCACCTGGGTACGCCCCGGCGGTGTGGTCGTCGAGCGTGCCTTCGCCGACGCCCTCGGCATCCGCACCGGCGACACGGTCAGCGTCGACGGCCACCCGCTGCGGGTGACCGGCACGGCGGTCACCGCCGCGAGACCGACCTATCCGTACGCCGGGTGGCACTACCCGGGCAGCGTCCTGGTCGAGCGCGGCGGCCTGGTCTGGGTCGACCGCGGCGACCTGGCCACGCTCGCCGGCAACCGGCCGCTGTCGTACACCCTCAACCTCAGGCTCGCCGACCCGGCCGCCAGCACGGGGTACACCGTCGGCGACCAGCTCACCACCTGGCAGGCGATCGGCCACCTCAACGGTCGGCTGTACAGCGACGCGCAGAGGGCGCTGCTCGTCGGCAGTTGGCTGCTCAGCGGCCTTGCGCTGGCCGGCGTCGCCGGTATCGTCGCGGGCCGGATCATCGGGCAGCGCCGCCGGGTGGGACTGCTCAAGGCCGTCGGCGCCGGACCGGCCATGATCGCTGCCGTGCACCTCGCCGAGTACCTCGTGATCGGGCTCGCCGCCGCCGCCACCGGCCTGGCCGCGGGCTGGTTCGCGGCGCCGGTGCTGATCCGGCCCAGCGCCGGGCTCATCGGCTCCGTCCACGCCCAGCCACCCGCGCTGCGCACGATGATCGCCGTCACGGCCCTCGCCGTCGTGATCGCGGTGGCGGCCACCCTGGTACCGGTGCTGCGCGCCGCCGCCACCGACACCGTGCACGCCCTGGCCGACGCCGCCACGCCGCCGCAGCGCCGACGGTGGCGCATCTGGCTGTCGCGGCGGCTGCCCACCGCCCTGCTGATCGGGGTACGCATCAACGCGCGCCGCCCGCGCCGGGCCCGGCTGGTCACCGTGAACACCCTGATCACCACGACCGCACTCGTCGCCATGCTCACGGTCAACGCCCGGGTGGTGCGCTTCGACCTCGGCTACACGGAGCTGGTCAATCCCCGCTGGGAACGGGGCGAACGGGCCACCCTCCTGCTCACCGTCGTACTCTGCGTACTCGCGCTCATCAACGCCGTGGTGAGCACCTGGACCGCGGTCCTCGACGCCCGACAGCCGCTGGCCGTCGCCCGGACGCTCGGTGCGACGCCCGCGCAGGCGGGTGTGGGCCTGGCGGTGGCGCAACTGCTGCCCGCCGTACCCGGCGTCGCGGTGGGGATCCCGGCCGGCCTCGGGCTTGTCGTGTCCGTCAGCCTCGGCGAGGTCCAGTACCCGCCCGCTTCCTGGCTGCTCGGCGCCGCACTCGGGGTCCTGCTCGCCGTCGCCGCGCTCACCGCCATCCCCGCGATGACGGCCGCCCGGCGCCCGGTCGCGGAGAGTCTCCGGTCCGCACCGACCTGA
- a CDS encoding ABC transporter ATP-binding protein codes for MTGSTALRARGLTKRYGWNNALVRAVDDVDLEVPAGQTLAVMGPSGCGKSTLLHLLGGLQRPTGGEVWLADRRLDTMSERALARLRRDSLGFVFQSFHLMDELTAVENVELAALLAGQPPRRARRRALHLLDRIGLADRAGHLPSALSGGQRQRVAIARALSNEPLVVLADEPTGNLDSAATLEVLRLFEELRSTGQTLVVVTHDARIAAVADRVISMRDGAFADDSLFATATATATVSTSASSGTGSGSGSGTVYGGWR; via the coding sequence ATGACCGGATCGACGGCGTTGCGGGCACGCGGGCTGACCAAACGGTACGGCTGGAACAACGCCCTGGTGCGCGCGGTCGACGACGTCGACCTGGAGGTGCCCGCCGGGCAGACGCTGGCGGTGATGGGGCCCAGCGGCTGTGGAAAGTCCACCCTGCTGCACCTGCTCGGCGGGCTGCAACGCCCCACCGGCGGAGAGGTGTGGCTGGCGGACCGCCGGCTCGACACGATGAGCGAACGGGCCCTGGCCCGGCTGCGCCGGGACAGCCTCGGGTTCGTCTTCCAGTCGTTCCACCTGATGGACGAGCTGACCGCGGTGGAGAACGTCGAGCTGGCCGCGCTGCTGGCCGGGCAGCCGCCCCGCCGGGCGCGTAGGCGGGCGCTGCACCTGCTCGACCGGATCGGGCTCGCCGACCGCGCCGGGCACCTGCCCTCGGCGCTCTCCGGCGGCCAGCGCCAGCGGGTCGCCATCGCCCGCGCCCTGAGCAACGAACCGCTGGTCGTACTCGCCGACGAACCCACCGGCAACCTGGACAGCGCCGCCACCCTGGAGGTGCTGCGGCTCTTCGAGGAGCTTCGCAGCACGGGACAGACGCTGGTGGTGGTCACCCACGACGCCCGGATCGCCGCGGTCGCCGACCGGGTGATATCGATGCGCGACGGGGCGTTCGCCGACGACAGCCTGTTCGCCACCGCCACCGCCACCGCCACTGTCAGCACCAGCGCCAGCAGTGGCACCGGCAGCGGCAGCGGCAGCGGCACGGTCTACGGCGGGTGGCGCTGA